In Paenibacillus sonchi, the genomic stretch TACGGATTCTTGATCTATTCCAATGTGTATGCCATCCCTACAGTAAGAACCCAGGTGGCGAATCAAGTAAAGACCTATATGATCTCCATGTTCAATTGTTACATACGTATGAAAAACACGAAAAGCATCAAGGTCCATATCAATAAAATTTAGAAAGTCAGATATTAGAAGGCGGGAGGAAGGACTTATATCAGCTAAAGATTTGATAGGTGGAAATCTGTATTCCCCATACCCCAAATTTTCAAAACCGCAAAAGGTCAAAAGATCAGCCATTCTCCCATCATGAACTGTGACCCGTAAGAGGTTCACTTTTTTCAAAGTTTCCATCTTACGGGTCACAGTTCAGGTGTTGCTTTCCCTGTTTATGGCTGCTCCGCATATCTCCACCAGGCAAAAGTTCCGGCTATTCCGATTATCCCCGTATACGCAAGAATGACTATACTGCTCAGCTGTAGAGAACCGGTGCTTTGAAATACCGACGGGATGGTCCAGGGGAAATAGGGGGCAAATCCAAAAGAGGCCAACACGTTGGAGAGAATGACGATGATCAGGATGAGCCCCAGGGGTGCCAGGTAGCCCTTGGTCACATTAGCCAAAAGAATGCTTGGTGCGGTCACAAAAATGTACAACAGCGAGGTGATCAGGAACTTAATGAATAAGCTCCAAATGAAAGCGGCGGACCCGCCTTCAACGCCCAGGATTGCTCCTACGGCAAAACCTACGGCAAACATATAGATGGAAAGTAACAGGCACCATGCTAAAATGACAAGGAATTTGGACAATACAATTTTCGCTCTGGACACGGGTTTTGCCAGCAAATCTTTAATGGTTCTATCCGAAAACTCCCGTCCGAATACCCATGCCGCAACAAAGGTG encodes the following:
- a CDS encoding ABC transporter permease; amino-acid sequence: MNILSVLHCEIRKIIRSNVFWIMFLVLGFGPVMMGVGNVLSSDAGGVQWEAYLTGLLDTLAPLGLIGYTFVAAWVFGREFSDRTIKDLLAKPVSRAKIVLSKFLVILAWCLLLSIYMFAVGFAVGAILGVEGGSAAFIWSLFIKFLITSLLYIFVTAPSILLANVTKGYLAPLGLILIIVILSNVLASFGFAPYFPWTIPSVFQSTGSLQLSSIVILAYTGIIGIAGTFAWWRYAEQP